The Oligoflexus sp. genomic interval TCGGCGGTCAGGGTGGGTTCCACAAGGCGCGTGACCAGCTCTCCCCTGCCCTTTGCCACCTGAATGCGGCTATCGAGTCGCAGGGGATCTTTCCAGCGGATGCGGCGTTTATCCTGGCCAACAGCGGTTTGCTCCAGGGTTTGGGTCAGTTTCAGATCGGCCTTGATGCGATTCAGATCGAGGCCTTTGATATCCTGTAGTCGATCGTAGCCATGGACGAGCGCGATCTGATGATCGCTGGACATGCGCAGCCCACCCAGATCATCCAGGGCTTTGGCCGCTTCCACGATGCGCTGAAGCGAGGGATCGGCCTGGATTTTAAGGGAGCTCGTGCTGAGGAGTTCGCCCTTTTTATCCTGCCAGGAGATATTCATTCCCAGGAGTTGATGCTGATCAATTTTGGTTTGTCCCTGCAGTTCCCCGCTGATGCGATCACCCACCTGAGCCTTGACCGTAAGGTCCTGCAGGACGGCAATCGGCTTGCGGAGCGCCTTATGCTGGACGCCGTCGGCCTTGATTTGAAGGGTCATATCCAAAGGACTGGCCACAGCATGGGTTTCCCGAGCCGGCAGAGTAAGTTCACTCTTTAAGGTGGCATTTTGAAAGCGAACAAGGCTCTGGGCCGTGGGGCGCTGCTGTTTGATGCCCGCGGTCAATGAATTGGTTATGGTAAGTTGATGCCAGTTTTCCTGGTTCACTTCGGCCAAGGGCATCGGGTGCTGGATGTGCTGCGATAGGGAAAGGTCCAAAGTGGGCCAGCCTAGCTGCTCCAGTTGGGCCAGTGCTGCATGCAAGGGTTTCAAGGATGGATGGGGATCCAGTTTCATTTGAAGACGGGCCTGCAGCATGCCGTTTTGATCTTTACCATCGCCGCTGAGCTGCAGAATTTTTTCGCCATTGGCACTCGCCTCGCCCAACAGGCGCCCTGCCTGGTTGCTGAGGTTGAAACCCAGGTTGAGTTCCTGCTCCCATTCCAAGGGGGCCGCGATAAATTGCGAGGTCAAAGGATCGACAACAAGGGTCAAGGCAGCCTTGCCCTCGCCCTGCTCGGCCTGGGTTTTCAGGCTAAGTTCCACGGCCTGGGTGGTGGCCAGATTTTTATTGTTTTGGACGGCCTTGAGTTTTTTGATCTTCAGATTTTCCGTAAGGTCCCAGCTTTGATCGCGGCCGGGATTCAGGCTCAAAAGGCTTATTTTCCAGCTATTTTCATTGGTGAGTGAGGCCGATGCGAGTAGTTTTTGGGCGGCTTTCGCCTGACTCAGATCGAGTTCATCCAGGGCGATTTTCAACTGACCTTCGCTGACGAGCGGCCAGAGGATATCGTTCACCTGCGGATTTTCCGAAACGGGCCCGTCCCGTTTCGCAGTCAGCTCGGGGGTCACGGTCAGGCTTTTGAATGCGAGATCCAGCTTCGAGCCGTCCTGTCCGGATCGTTGAACACTCGTATTATTCAGGGCAAGATCGAGTTGTTTCAGCGCGACATTCCAATTGAATTGTCCCTCGGGCGCCCGGACGGCTAGCGTCAGCTCGGGTTCCAAGGCCAGATCCGTTTTGACTTTCAGACTGCCAACAGACGGATCATTCTGCTCCAGCATCACCTGGACGTCCAAGGCCATGTCCGCGCTGAAGTCGAGAATCTCGGGTTTTAAGGCGACGGCGGCATCGATATCCGCTTTCTTCAACTGCGCGGTGATGAGCCTGGACCCCTGGGTCAGCTGAAGGTTCAGCTGGTTATCACGAACGATCAAAGAGGGTCCATCGAGCTGCACAGGAGGACGGCGAATCAAATCAATAAGGGGTTTCAAGCCCTCGGATGGTTCTTCCGGCTTCTCTTCATCCGACAGAACCATTTTCACGTCACCGCGCAGGCCTTCCACCAGGACTTCGCTGACTTCGAGGCGTTTTTTTAAAAGCGCCCAGAAGGAATATCCAAGACGCAGGCGGGCAAGGGTTAAATCCGCCTGGATGGTCGGTGGCCGATCTATTTTCATCTTAAGATTCTGCAGGTTTAAACCGGCAAACACATCCAGGGACAGAGTTTCCGCATCCAAGGTGATGCCGGCTTTCTGCAGCGGCTCTTTCAAGGACGCCAGAATTTTTTGCTGAACATCGGGCGAACGCAGGGCCAGCCATGCCGTTGTCAAAAGCAGGGTGACCAGGAGCAGCAGGCCTCCCAGAATAATCAGAACCAGCTGCCACCAGCGCGGCTTGCCTTTCATTGTTTTCCTCTTGTCCCTGGGCGATTACTCAGGAGCGCCGTTGTCGATCCACTTTTTCAAAGCTGCGAGGCTGCCGTTGGATATACAGATATTTTGCGGCGGCTGCTCGCGATGCGGCTGCACCGCGCATCCCACAGAAAGAGATGGGTCGAGGACGGCAACGACCAGGGATTTGGCAGAGGTTCCGGCGTTAATGAGCGGGACATCGAGGCAACCGGCTTTGGTGACCTGAGCCTGGTCCCATTTGGGATAATCATTAATAGTCTTGCCCTTCAGCTGCATGAGGAACGCCTCCTTGGTCCGCATGTCAGGCCCACCGAGAGTTCCCGTCGCCTGAGCCCCATGACAGGTTCCACAGCGCCCCGAAAACACGTTCGCCCAGAGCGAGGCGTAGTTCGCTTCCGCCACGATCGCATTGGTCGCGGCGCAGGGGGATGTGTCTTCCTCTTTCTTATCAGATCCACAGGAACTGAGTCCTAGGATAAAGACCAACGTTAGGCCGACTTTGAAGGCAGAGCGGAGCAGTTTCATGAAACACCTCAACAGCTGGGGTCTGGCATTTGGATAAGTCTAGGGACCTCATTCGGAAAAGTAAAGTGTCGGAGTCCTGGTCAATCTGACTAGACCAAATCTAATAGGAGGCGACCTGCATGGCCCGCGAATCCATTCCGGCAAGGCTGGACAAGCATTCCGTTTTTCAGAATACACTGAAGACTCTAAATTTTGGACCGAAACCATATCTGGGAAGTCAGATCAGCCTTCGCCCTTGTAAAATCCCATGACAGGGAGACCCTCTGAACGCTGAACGTATGTACGCGGACGTAAGGAAATCAGCTGACCCGAGACAGTGATGCAGCAAGGCTTCGGTCAGGAAACACGCGCAGGAAGTTTCGTTGATTTCTGAAGGGCAAGGGTTTACTGTGTCAGGATTCGCCCACACGATGATGTCATGCGACGAGAACATTGAGGTTGTACCATGAAAAACAAGCAGAACTTTTTTACTGACAATCCAGACATCGCCTACCACATGAGCCCCAAGCGGATGAACGAACTGTTCGCATGGATGTCTGACGCTGAAAAAGAGGCTCTCGGCGTTTCCACCGCGGAAGAATACAGGAAGATGTGGCTCGACATCGGCCAGGTCGTGGGCGAGTTTTCCGGAACCACGCTGGAAAATAATAACCAGAAAGTGGCCAAGGAAGATCTGAAGCTCGAAAACGGCGAAGTGATTTTCCCCAAGACGATCAAAGAAAACGTCCGGGTCTTTAACGAGATGGGCGGCCCCGGCATGTCCATCCGCAGCGAATTCGGTGGCATGAACGCCCCCTTCATGGTCGAACTTGCTGGGTTTGAAACCATCTATCGCGCCTGCCCGTCGACCGCTCTGAACGTCTGCTGGTACGGTTCGATCGCGACTGTGATCGACCAGTTCGGCAGCCAGGAACTGAAAGACGAATGGATTCCCAAAATCGCGACGGGCGAAGTCTCGGGCTCCATGTCCCTGACCGAGCCGGACGTGGGTTCCGACCTTGCCGGTATGCGCACCTACGCGGAAGAACAAGGCGACGGCACCTGGCTCGTGAACGGCAATAAGCAGTTCATCAGTAACGGCTGCGGTGAAATCAGCCTCGTGCTGGCGATGAATCAGAAAGGGGCCAAGGGCCTCAAGGCGATCAACCTTTACCTCGTGCCGCGCAAGGTCAATGGCAAGAACAACTACGAAATCGCCAAAATCGAAGAAAAACCGGGTCTGCACGGTTCGGCGACCTGCGCTTTGAAATTCGAGAAGAGCGTCGGTTATCTGATTGGTGAGAACGGCAAAGGCTTTCACTACATGCTGCACCTGATGAACGAAGCGCGCCTTGGCGTTGCGTTCCAGGCCCTCGGTGTGATGGAGGCTTGCTATCGCCTGTCGCGTGATTATGCCCAGCAGCGTGAAGCCTGGGGCAAACCCATTGCGAAGCACGAAATGATCGCCGAGCGCCTTTACGATATGGAAGTGGAACTGAAAGCGTTCCGCAGCCTTTGCTATCGCGCCGCGCATTACATTTCGCTGATCACCCTTGGCGATCGCCGCCTGGAAGAAGGCAACCTGCCTGAAGGCAAGCGCGAAGAGATCATTTCGAAACTGGATTACTACAAGCGCAAACTCCGCGAATGGACCCCGCTGGTCAAGTGGTGGGGAGGCGAGCGCGCTTATGTGTATGCCCGCAACGCGGTGCAGATCCACGGCGGCTACGGTTTCACGACCGAATACAAGGCCGAGTGGTGGCTGCGTGAAAGCCTGATCCTCAGCATCTACGAAGGGACTTCGGAAATTCAGTCGTTGATGGTCATCAAAGATACTGTCAAAGACATCATGAATAATCCCAAGGACTTCGTGGAAATCACTGTGGGCAGCCGCGTGATGGCCCTTGCGGAAAAAGACTGGCTGATGCGCCGCTACTTCAAGATGCGCCAGACCTTTAACCTCGCTTTGGTGTCGATCTTCTTCAAGCTGGTGAAGACCAAGGTGAAGAGCAAGTTCTCGGCGGATAAGCCTGCCGACCTCATGAAACTCCTGAAACTCATTGGCCCTGAGCTGGTGAAGTTCGATAATCTTTCGCCTGCCCTTTTGCACGCGGGTCGAATTGCCGAAATGAAAGCCATCCTGGCGATCGCGCATTCGGTGATCAAGGATGCGGAACGCGACGAAAGCTTCCGTTATGCGGCTGAACGCTTTGTGAACAAAAATGGTCCGATCATGGCCCAGATCAAAGCGCAGATTGATATGGATGATGACTATTTCCAGGAGCAGATCCTGGGTGAGAAAGAGGAGATGGCGAAGGCCGCGAATAGCGATAGCTAAGAAGGTTTTTTGGTTCGCCTAAAATAAAGAGGGAGCGGGTAAACCCTCTCCCTCTCTGTCACCGCCTGACCTTCAGGTTGACGATGAATCCGTAGTTCCTGATGAGCTGCACTGTTTCAGCAGCTCCGACTGAAGGCTGGCGAGGCGACCCTACCGCAAGTTCCGCCCAGGGTAAAGCGGAATTATGACGTGCAAAGCTTTCTGGCACGCTTTTTTTGACTAAACTTTCGCGGCCTCTTGATGATATCCTGAATCTATGACCAAAATCGTGGGTTTAGTAGCATCATAATCGCCTGATACTGTTCAGTGTGCGCGCGAGAGGTGAAGCAATGAAGACGCTTGTCCTGAATTCCGGTTATGAACCGGTACGAGTGGTCAGCTGGCAGAAAGCTATGATTCTGCTGCTGACCGAGAAGGCGGAACTTGTCAAAGCCTACGACAGTTTCGTCCGTTCAGCTAAGAAGGCTTACTCCCTGCCCCAGATCATCAAGCTCAAACGGTACATCAAATCCTTTACCGCCGCCGCCGGCGCCGTCACTTACTCCCGCCACAATGTATTCCGCCGCGATAAATACCACTGCCAGTACTGCAACAAAAAGCTCAACGAGAAATCCGCAACCATCGATCACATCATTCCCAAGTCCAAGGGTGGAGCCGACACCTGGGAAAACACAGTCTGTGCGTGTATCGCGTGTAATTCAAAAAAAGGCAACAGGACACCGGAAGACAGTCAGATGTCACTCGTGCGGAAACCGCGGCGCCCCAGTTTGAAGCATGCGCTCAAGGAACTTCTGGATGAGTTTGATTGTGAGGCGTGGGGACTCGAAGACGCAAACGGCAGCTTCGAGCCCACTTAGAGTTTAGCGGATATTCATATCCCCAAGTTGCACGGGAAGCGTCCTCTTCTTGCCTTCCCGGATGAACGTGACTTTGACCGTGTCTCCGACCTGATACGCATCGAGGGTGTTCAGGAGATCGTCAAAGGAACGAATCTTCTTGTCATCCACTCCAATGATAATATCACCAAGGATGATATCGCCATTCCGGGTCCTGTGCGTCCCGCGGAGACCAGCGCGCGCGGCTCCCCCACCATCCGTGACGACCCGGACGATCACCCCTTCGAGGTTCAGCTGCCGGTTGATGCTGCTGTCAAAGGGCTCAAAACCAAGGCTCGGCTGAATCACACGGCCGTTCTTGATGATCTGGGTCACGATACGATTGATTGTGTTGGCCGGCAAAGCGAAGCCTATGCCTTGTGCACCACCGCTTTCAGAAAATATCATGGTGTTCATGCCGAGCAGGTAGCCCCGGCTATCGAGCAGCGGGCCGCCGGAGTTCCCGGGGTTGATCGAAGCATCCGTCTGAATCATGTCGCGGATCGTATTCCCGCCAAAGCCTGGAATAGAGCGCCCCAGAGCCGAGACTACGCCTTCCGTCAGCGTCTGATCCAGACCGAAGGGACTGCCGATGGCAATGGCCTTCTGCCCGACGAAGATGCGACTGGAATCGGCCAAGGGAAACTTGCCCATGTTGCGTGCGGCTTCGGGCTTGACTTTCAGTACGGCTATATCTTTTCTTTGATCAAAGCCGACCACTTTCGCCGGAAGACTCTTCCCGTTTTTGAAGGAAACTGTGATGCGATCGGCGTCCTGGATCACATGAAAGTTGGTGACGATCGTGCCATCGCTGTCCCAGATGAATCCCGAGCCTGTACCGGCAGGGACTTCTGTGACATCAAAGGAAAAGAAGCCGACGCGCGCATATCGCAGGTTGCTGACGTTGACGACGCGACCCGATGTGCGTTCGAAAACTTCGATCGTGTTGCGTTCCGAGGGCAAAAGATAACTGGTGTCCTCGGGTCCGGTGACTGGCTGGGAAGGCGTCTGCGCCCATGCCGCCGTGGTGACAAGCCCCCAGGCAAGCAGCGACAGAACTGGCTTTCTCATTGACCCTCCTCAGGTGGCGTTTCCCCATATTATACCGAACGATCCTGCCTAACGGTAAGAAATGCCCCCTGAATTACTCAAATGCATGAGGCCGCATGAAAAACAAGGGAAATAATAATACACCCCATGTCCCTGTACTTTAAATAGGAAACAGACGATTTTGCAGAACTGCGGAATTCCACCGACGAGTCCACCATTAAGAAATCCCGAAGGGGGGGCGGATCCATGATCCCAGGTATGAACTTCCTGATTGCATCATTGGCAGCGTTGTGGCTGACAGCGTGCGGCAGCGGCGGTGGAGCCCAGGAAGAAGCGGGCACGGAAACGGGCGGCACGACATCGAATACCGACGCCACAAGCCAATCCCCAGCCTCCCAGGCCCCTCAGAAGGCAGGGCCGGTGAGCAAGGGCGAAAGCACCCAAGTGGAAGTCAAGACCGACGAGGCCGCTGCGGACACCCCCTCATTGACCCTAAGCCGCCTCGGGAACAACAAGCTGACCTGGAACGAAGTCGTGAAAGCGGGTGCCAGCTATCTCGTTTTTGAACGGAAGGATAAGGACGAGTATGACTTCACCCAACCCATCCAAAGTCTGGATGATGTCGTAACACTGACCCTTGCTGAGAAGCCCGGTACTCATTGCTACATCATCCGCGCCAAGACTAAAGACAACAAAGTCACGGTCGATAGCAACGAGATCTGTATTAATCGCACGGAGCCCTTCATCAACTTGAGCGTGAGTTCGGATTCAGCGGCGACGGGTGAAGAAAAAATCAACATCAAAGCCGAGGCGAGCACCAACCTCCAAGGTACAGTGGCTTTAAGTTTGAAGCAAACTCGGGGACCGACCGTGACGCTGGACGGCAGCGCCGGCAACTGGTCATTCCTTAGCCCGAATTTCAGAACTCCTACCGAGCTTAGCTTTGAAGCGACAGCGAGCCTCGGTGATCTGACCCGCACAAAATCCTTGAGCCTGACTGTTTTACCCAAAGACCATGGCCCGACCATTCAAAATTTTGCAGATCAAACTGTGGTGGCCTCAGAGCTTCTGACTTTGGCAGCGCTGGCTGAGGATTCGGATCAGGATACTCTGAGTTTTGCCTGTATTTTAAATTGCCCCAGTGGACTCGCCATCGACGAGGTGACCGGTGTCATCAGCTGGCGACCAGGCCTGGACCAGGTCGGTGAAGCCCAGCCCGTGATCCGGGTTAGCTCCAACGGCCGCGCGGCCTCAGCTTCCCTGCGCATCATGGTCAACGCGCCTGCGATTCAAATCATGCAGCCGCTGGTCCTGGCCACGAGCGGGGAGATTATCGAGGTCCAGCCCGCCATTCAAAGTAATCTGAAGCCCCCTTATCAATGGACTTTGACTCAGATCGGTGGGCCCAACGTTCAGATTTCGGGTCAGGGTGGAAAGTGGACCTTGACGGCTCCGTCCGTTGAAGATCGCGCGGTCTTGAGCTTTGACTTGAAAGTGGGTAATGGACTTTATTTCGCTCAGCAGAACGTAAGCGTGCAGGTCGATCCGCTGCCGATAGCCCCAACCGTCAGCGTGGGGGCCGATGTTATCACGCGGTCTTTGATCACGGCGACCGGCAGCGTGTCATCCAATGCCAGAACATTCGCCTGGAAGGCGATAAGCGGTCCAGGCCGCATTACATTCTCAGATCCGACTGCGGCTTCGACGACTATTCAGGCGGATACGGATGGTGTTTATGAAATCGAACTGGCGGCAAGCAACAGCACGGGGCAGACCGGGCGGGCCTCTTTCCGTCTGACCTGGGACACCAGCGCTCCGCAGATTGAAGCCGGAGCCGACGCGAATACGGCCCAGGCCTTGACCCGAAATGCTCAGGTGCAGGGTGCGAAGACCCTTACCTGGACGAAAATTCAGGGACCGGGGCAGCTGAGCTTTTCCCCAGACAATGCAGCCTCGACTATAATTTCTGCGGATCAGGATGGTGAGTATATCATCCAAGTCTCGGCTGAAGATGAAGCCGGGAACTCGGCAGCTGACAGCTTTACCTGGTCTTATGATCGGACACCGCCCGCCGTTGCACTCGGCAGTTCCATTCTGATGCAGAGCAAGACCAAAGCGCTCACAGCCAGCATCAGTGATGATGCGGTCAGTATCCAATGGAGAAAAGTGAGCGGTCCGTTGACCGTGAGCTTTGCTCCCGACAACCTGCGCAGCACGACTGTGACCCTGGGCGGTGATGGTGTTTATGTGGTTGAAGTGACTGCCAGCGACGCCTTGGGCAATCAGGCCTCGGCTCAGCAGCAGATCACCGTCGATACTCTGCCGCCGCAAATTGTGTCCGTGACACCTGGGGCTATCCTTGCGGATGGCTATTTGAATCCTATTGAAAAATCCAAGGCCCAGCCTCTGGTTGACAGCGTGAACGTCAAGGATTCAAGTGCCTCGACAATGGCCTATAAAGTGGTGACCAGCGGCGCCAGCTGCACAAGCAGTCTTGTCTACTCGACCACTGTGCCTCGCTCCGATGATGCGGCTATCGCCGCGGCCGGGACCTACAAGGTGTGCGTAAGAGCTACCGACAGCATGAACCTGAATGCCTACGCAGCCGGCCCTAACTTTATCTATGATACGACGGTCGTGAGCGCGAAGGTCACAGGCCTGCCGGCCAACCCCAGCCGCACGACCAATCTGCAGGCTGTGATCTCTGGTTCTTATGTGACCCATTACAAAAGCAAGCTGGGTGCGGCTGAGAATACGGATTGCGCCAGCAGCAATGGTTATGGGCTGGAAGCGCCCGTGACCGCGCCCATTATAGTCGATTACGCGGACTATGCGGATGGACTTTTGCGCCTCTGCGTCATCGGTCGTACAGCCGGCGGCAACTGGCAGGATCTCTCGGTCGCCTTCCGTTATGATTGGACTTTGGATCGCGCAATGCCGGGCGCGCCTATGAGTCTGACAGCAAGCCCCCTGGTCGCCCGCACGCGCCTCAGCTGGCCCGCTGCGAACCAGGCGGATGCGTATTTGATCATTCGCACCGAAGAAAACTCCGTGACCTGGACGCCCACATCGGGACAGGCCTATGGAATCGGGGCTGATATTGATGGCGGCAAACATCAGGTCGTGGGTTTGACTTCGGATCTTTATGCTTTCGATGAAAGCGCCGAGGGAGAACGCACGTATAATTACGCGGTTTACGCCTTGGATAAGGCTCTGAACTATAACCCGAACCCAGCGGAAACCTCCGGCACGGCCGTGGCTCCGATTGAATTCAGCAAGGCCGATGGCTTTGATCGCCTGGTTCGCGTGGTACTGCCTATCCTGGAAGGTGAACATAAGGGCAAGATTCTGGTTGGTGGCGACTTCCTCGTCTATCGCAAGGATCCTGCTGTTCGCCTTTTGCGTTTGAATTCGGATTTTACTTTGGATACGAGCTTCAAAGCGGCTGCCATCAATAATTCTGTTTACAGCATGGCAATGGCCGCGGACGGCTCCCTTTATATCGGCGGCAGCTTTACCAACGTTGGCGGGAAAGCCCGGAACCGCATGGCGCGACTTACCAGCAGTGGTGCGCTTGATGAAAGCTTTGTGCCGCCGGGATTTAACAGCACGGTGATGGCTTTGGCGTTAAGCGAAGATCAGAACCGCATTTACGTGGGTGGGGCCTTCACCTCTCTGACGACAACACCAGCAACCCCCATGAGCCGTCTGGCCGCGCTCCGGACCTATGACGGTGCCTTGGATACTGGCTTCCAGCTCAAACAAAATGCAGCGCAGACTGTGACGGGTTTCAACAGTACGGTCTGGACTATTCTGCCAGAACCGAGCACCTCGCATATTTTTGTGGGTGGACAGTTTACCGATTACGGCGGCGCAACCCAGGCGCGTTTGGTGAAGCTCGATGAAACAGGGGAAATTGATAGCAGTTTGAGCCTGGCTTCGGGTTTTGATAATACGGTTGTGACTTTGAAAATCGACAGTCATCAGCGCCTTTATGTGGGCGGCAGCTTCGGTCGTTATCGTGGGTCGTCCTATTACGCCCGACTTGTGCGTCTGAAAGCAGACGGCACGGTGGATACAGACTTCAGCAAGGGCCAGTCGACCAGCCCTCGATTGAACAGCACGGTGTATGCGATTGAGCTCGATGAAGCCAATCAGAGAGTTTACGTCGGCGGTGACTTCACTCTCTACGGAACGGCGCCTCTGACTCGCCTTGCGCGTCTGTCGATGCTGGATGGTTCACTGGATACTACCATGACCGGCGGGACCAATGGGACTCTTCAGACCCTGGCCTTGACGGATAACGGCAGACTCATAGGCGGTGGTAACTTCCAGCGTTACGCCGGGGAAAGCACGGCCTTCTTCTTTGCGGCATCGGGAAGCAACGGTGCTTTGGATGCCAACAGCCCACGTGGTTCCAACCTGAATAGCGTCGTTTACGCTACGGCTCGGGTGGTGGAAAGCGTGACCAATCCACGGGAAAGTGTGAAGTATTTCGTGGCTGGTAGC includes:
- a CDS encoding HNH endonuclease, with amino-acid sequence MKTLVLNSGYEPVRVVSWQKAMILLLTEKAELVKAYDSFVRSAKKAYSLPQIIKLKRYIKSFTAAAGAVTYSRHNVFRRDKYHCQYCNKKLNEKSATIDHIIPKSKGGADTWENTVCACIACNSKKGNRTPEDSQMSLVRKPRRPSLKHALKELLDEFDCEAWGLEDANGSFEPT
- a CDS encoding acyl-CoA dehydrogenase family protein; translation: MKNKQNFFTDNPDIAYHMSPKRMNELFAWMSDAEKEALGVSTAEEYRKMWLDIGQVVGEFSGTTLENNNQKVAKEDLKLENGEVIFPKTIKENVRVFNEMGGPGMSIRSEFGGMNAPFMVELAGFETIYRACPSTALNVCWYGSIATVIDQFGSQELKDEWIPKIATGEVSGSMSLTEPDVGSDLAGMRTYAEEQGDGTWLVNGNKQFISNGCGEISLVLAMNQKGAKGLKAINLYLVPRKVNGKNNYEIAKIEEKPGLHGSATCALKFEKSVGYLIGENGKGFHYMLHLMNEARLGVAFQALGVMEACYRLSRDYAQQREAWGKPIAKHEMIAERLYDMEVELKAFRSLCYRAAHYISLITLGDRRLEEGNLPEGKREEIISKLDYYKRKLREWTPLVKWWGGERAYVYARNAVQIHGGYGFTTEYKAEWWLRESLILSIYEGTSEIQSLMVIKDTVKDIMNNPKDFVEITVGSRVMALAEKDWLMRRYFKMRQTFNLALVSIFFKLVKTKVKSKFSADKPADLMKLLKLIGPELVKFDNLSPALLHAGRIAEMKAILAIAHSVIKDAERDESFRYAAERFVNKNGPIMAQIKAQIDMDDDYFQEQILGEKEEMAKAANSDS
- a CDS encoding S1C family serine protease, whose protein sequence is MRKPVLSLLAWGLVTTAAWAQTPSQPVTGPEDTSYLLPSERNTIEVFERTSGRVVNVSNLRYARVGFFSFDVTEVPAGTGSGFIWDSDGTIVTNFHVIQDADRITVSFKNGKSLPAKVVGFDQRKDIAVLKVKPEAARNMGKFPLADSSRIFVGQKAIAIGSPFGLDQTLTEGVVSALGRSIPGFGGNTIRDMIQTDASINPGNSGGPLLDSRGYLLGMNTMIFSESGGAQGIGFALPANTINRIVTQIIKNGRVIQPSLGFEPFDSSINRQLNLEGVIVRVVTDGGGAARAGLRGTHRTRNGDIILGDIIIGVDDKKIRSFDDLLNTLDAYQVGDTVKVTFIREGKKRTLPVQLGDMNIR